In Pelomonas sp. SE-A7, one genomic interval encodes:
- the otnI gene encoding 2-oxo-tetronate isomerase, with protein sequence MPRFAANLSLQYGEQPQFLDRFAAAAADGFRAVEYLFPYEHAPEVLAGQLRQHGLQQVLFNAPPGDWAAGERGLTCLPSRERDFEASVEQALSYARALDCPRIHLMSGLLPEGHSREQLKPLVVERLLWACDQAAAAGITLLLEPINGRDMPGYFLNRQDHALELIAAVARPNLKLQMDWYHCQVVEGDVATKLRRTMELGLLGHVQLAGVPLRQEPDQGELRTEYLLEQLDELGYQGWVGCEYRPRAGTSAGLGWIRRWMPAIQPIRP encoded by the coding sequence ATGCCGCGCTTCGCCGCCAACCTCAGCCTGCAGTACGGCGAACAGCCGCAGTTCCTCGACCGCTTTGCCGCCGCGGCTGCCGACGGCTTCCGCGCCGTCGAGTACCTCTTCCCCTACGAGCATGCACCCGAAGTGCTTGCCGGCCAGCTGCGCCAGCATGGCCTGCAGCAGGTGCTCTTCAACGCACCACCCGGCGACTGGGCGGCCGGCGAGCGCGGCCTGACTTGCCTGCCGAGCCGCGAACGGGATTTCGAAGCCAGCGTCGAGCAGGCCCTGAGCTATGCCCGGGCGCTGGATTGCCCCCGCATCCACCTGATGTCCGGCCTGCTGCCCGAAGGCCACAGCCGTGAGCAGCTCAAACCCCTGGTGGTGGAGCGTCTGCTCTGGGCCTGTGACCAAGCCGCCGCGGCCGGCATCACCCTGCTGCTCGAACCGATCAACGGCCGCGACATGCCGGGCTATTTCCTGAACCGGCAGGACCATGCGCTGGAGCTGATAGCCGCCGTGGCCCGGCCCAATCTCAAACTGCAGATGGACTGGTACCACTGCCAGGTCGTCGAAGGCGACGTGGCCACCAAGCTTCGCCGCACGATGGAACTGGGCCTGCTGGGCCATGTGCAGCTGGCCGGCGTGCCGCTGCGCCAGGAGCCCGACCAGGGCGAGCTGAGGACCGAGTACCTGCTCGAGCAGCTGGACGAGCTCGGCTACCAGGGCTGGGTCGGCTGCGAATACCGGCCGCGGGCCGGCACCTCGGCGGGGCTGGGATGGATCAGGCGCTGGATGCCGGCGATTCAGCCGATCAGGCCGTAG
- the gpmA gene encoding 2,3-diphosphoglycerate-dependent phosphoglycerate mutase translates to MYKLVLIRHGESTWNLENRFTGWTDVDLTPTGVAQAQQAGRLLKEAGLDFDLTYTSVLKRAVWTLWHCLDQMDRTWLPVIHEWRLNERHYGGLQGLNKADMAKQYGDEQVLIWRRSYDTPPPALEASDPRSERGDIRYAGLKPEQIPLTECLKDTVARVLPAWNEVFAPAIKSGKRVLIAAHGNSIRALVKYLDGIADDAIVGVNIPNGIPLVYELDENLKPIKSYYLGDAEAAAKAAAAVANQGKA, encoded by the coding sequence ATGTACAAGCTCGTGCTCATTCGCCACGGCGAATCGACCTGGAACCTCGAAAACCGCTTCACCGGCTGGACCGATGTCGACCTGACCCCCACCGGCGTGGCCCAGGCCCAGCAGGCTGGTCGCCTGCTCAAGGAAGCCGGCCTGGACTTCGACCTCACCTACACCTCGGTGCTCAAGCGCGCCGTCTGGACGCTGTGGCACTGCCTGGACCAGATGGACCGCACCTGGTTGCCGGTGATCCATGAATGGCGGCTCAACGAGCGCCACTACGGCGGACTGCAGGGCCTGAACAAGGCCGACATGGCCAAGCAGTACGGCGACGAGCAGGTGCTGATCTGGCGCCGCAGCTACGACACGCCGCCGCCGGCCCTGGAGGCCAGCGACCCGCGCAGCGAGCGCGGCGACATCCGCTACGCCGGCCTCAAGCCCGAGCAGATCCCGCTGACCGAATGCCTGAAGGACACCGTGGCCCGCGTGCTGCCGGCCTGGAACGAAGTCTTCGCCCCGGCCATCAAGAGCGGCAAGCGCGTGCTGATCGCCGCCCATGGCAACAGCATCCGTGCCCTGGTCAAGTACCTGGACGGCATTGCCGACGACGCCATCGTCGGGGTCAACATCCCCAACGGCATTCCGCTGGTCTACGAGCTGGACGAGAACCTGAAGCCGATCAAGAGCTACTACCTGGGCGACGCCGAAGCCGCCGCCAAGGCCGCAGCCGCCGTGGCCAACCAGGGCAAGGCCTGA
- the coxB gene encoding cytochrome c oxidase subunit II, producing MKMMNERVHQVGRRIGQLALALGSTLAVQAALAGPAVKDLPGGPAVNQLNLHPPVTKIATEQMWLHNFMLVICLVIFIAVFGVMFYSIWKHRKSKGAVSANFHESVAVEVAWTVVPFVIVILMALPATKVVVAMKDTTNADITIKATGYQWKWGYDYLKGEGEGIGFLATLDVAQRIASDSGKPEAVDNYLLKVDNPLVVPVGKKVRIITTAQDVIHAWMVPAFGVKQDAIPGFVRDTWFKAEQTGDFYGQCAELCGKEHAYMPIHVKVVSAEEYSQWVDGKKKEMAAKADDPSKVWELAALVARGEKVYTSNCAVCHKPDGKGAGTAKPLDGSPVVLNDDKLKQVAVVLNGQANGAMPSWKQLSDTEIAAVITYTKNSWSNKTGQVVQPAEVVAARK from the coding sequence ATGAAAATGATGAACGAGCGAGTGCATCAAGTTGGGCGCCGGATCGGTCAGCTGGCGCTGGCCCTGGGCAGCACGCTTGCCGTCCAGGCGGCCCTGGCGGGCCCTGCGGTGAAGGACCTGCCGGGCGGCCCGGCCGTCAATCAGCTCAACCTGCACCCGCCGGTCACCAAGATCGCGACCGAGCAGATGTGGCTGCACAACTTCATGCTGGTCATCTGCCTGGTGATCTTCATCGCCGTTTTCGGCGTGATGTTCTATTCCATCTGGAAGCACCGCAAGAGCAAGGGCGCGGTCTCCGCCAACTTCCACGAGAGCGTGGCGGTCGAGGTGGCCTGGACCGTGGTGCCCTTCGTGATCGTGATTCTGATGGCCCTGCCGGCCACCAAGGTCGTGGTCGCGATGAAGGACACGACCAATGCCGACATCACCATCAAGGCCACCGGCTACCAGTGGAAGTGGGGCTACGACTACCTGAAGGGCGAGGGCGAGGGCATTGGCTTCCTGGCCACGCTGGATGTGGCTCAGCGCATCGCCTCCGACTCGGGCAAGCCCGAGGCGGTCGACAACTACCTGCTGAAGGTGGACAACCCCCTGGTCGTACCGGTCGGCAAGAAGGTGCGCATCATCACCACCGCCCAGGACGTGATCCACGCCTGGATGGTGCCGGCTTTCGGCGTCAAGCAGGATGCGATCCCCGGCTTCGTGCGCGACACCTGGTTCAAGGCCGAGCAGACCGGCGACTTCTACGGCCAGTGCGCCGAGCTGTGCGGCAAGGAACACGCCTACATGCCCATCCACGTGAAGGTTGTCTCCGCCGAGGAGTACAGCCAGTGGGTCGATGGCAAGAAGAAGGAAATGGCCGCCAAGGCCGACGACCCCAGCAAGGTCTGGGAACTGGCCGCCCTGGTCGCCCGCGGCGAGAAGGTCTACACGTCCAACTGCGCCGTCTGCCACAAGCCTGACGGCAAGGGCGCCGGCACGGCCAAGCCGCTGGACGGCTCGCCGGTGGTGCTGAACGACGACAAGCTCAAGCAGGTCGCGGTCGTTCTGAACGGCCAGGCCAACGGCGCCATGCCCTCGTGGAAGCAGCTGAGCGACACCGAGATCGCCGCCGTGATCACCTACACCAAGAACAGCTGGTCGAACAAGACCGG
- the trmL gene encoding tRNA (uridine(34)/cytosine(34)/5-carboxymethylaminomethyluridine(34)-2'-O)-methyltransferase TrmL produces the protein MFHIVLVHPEIPPNTGNVIRLAANTGCSLHLIEPLGFSMEDKLLQRAGLDYHEYTAVLRHACWQAFLDQVQPSRERMFAFTTKGSHPFAEQRWQPGDYLVFGCETSGLPAELRDSFPTGQRVRLPMLPGQRSLNLSNSVAVAVFEGWRQNGYEGAA, from the coding sequence ATGTTCCATATCGTCCTGGTCCATCCCGAGATCCCGCCCAACACTGGCAACGTGATCCGGCTGGCCGCCAACACCGGTTGCAGCCTCCACTTGATCGAGCCCCTGGGCTTCTCGATGGAGGACAAGCTCCTGCAGCGCGCCGGCCTCGACTATCACGAGTACACGGCCGTGCTGCGCCACGCCTGCTGGCAGGCCTTCCTGGACCAGGTGCAGCCGTCGCGCGAACGCATGTTTGCGTTCACGACCAAGGGCAGCCATCCGTTCGCCGAGCAGCGCTGGCAGCCGGGCGACTACCTGGTGTTCGGCTGCGAGACCTCGGGCCTGCCGGCCGAGCTGCGCGACAGCTTCCCGACCGGGCAGCGCGTGCGCCTGCCCATGCTGCCGGGCCAGCGCAGCCTCAACTTGAGCAACAGCGTGGCGGTGGCGGTGTTCGAGGGCTGGCGGCAGAACGGCTACGAAGGCGCAGCCTAG
- a CDS encoding methyl-accepting chemotaxis protein: MNVKTRIWLLPALAAVIFAIGIAIVFLFSSRTSDAIRSVGDVDYPYLDASTQFASQLEALGGTIQSAVAEGEKKRLDEANERATALRKVLATLEKIEGKKEMAGLLRKDFEAYFSAAVDTAQMFMGMKQGDQGGAISKMQSSLKQLEGTVAKVRKDAGEGFDQGLNKAQQGVSSSLWAIVLSGAVVVLCLGAGSFLVIGGVWRQLGGEPEYARDVMRHMADGDLSQDIHVAPGADQSLLAAVRDMSRGLSAIVSNVRTGTDSMTVASREIAVGNQDLSVRTEKQASSLEQTSSNMQTLTDTVRQSADAAAQANQLAGSAAAVAQKGGEVVSQVVSTMDEINTSSKKINDIIGVIDGIAFQTNILALNAAVEAARAGEQGRGFAVVAGEVRSLAQRSAEAAKEIKGLIGASVEKVESGSRLVQDAGTTMTEIVASVQRVSDIISEITAASSEQSQGIGQVNQSITQLDQMTQQNAALVEQAAAAASSLEQQARSLQTAVSTFKLA; encoded by the coding sequence ATGAATGTGAAGACACGGATCTGGTTGCTGCCGGCCCTGGCGGCCGTCATCTTTGCCATCGGCATTGCGATCGTGTTCCTGTTCTCGTCGCGCACTTCCGATGCGATCCGCTCGGTCGGCGACGTCGACTATCCCTACCTGGATGCCAGCACCCAGTTCGCCTCGCAGCTGGAGGCCCTGGGCGGCACCATCCAGAGCGCCGTGGCCGAGGGCGAGAAGAAACGCCTGGACGAAGCCAACGAGCGTGCCACCGCGCTGCGCAAGGTGCTGGCCACGCTGGAGAAGATCGAAGGCAAGAAGGAAATGGCCGGCCTGCTGCGCAAGGACTTCGAGGCGTATTTCAGCGCCGCCGTCGACACGGCCCAGATGTTCATGGGCATGAAGCAGGGCGACCAGGGCGGCGCGATCTCCAAGATGCAGAGCTCGCTCAAGCAGCTCGAAGGCACGGTCGCCAAGGTTCGCAAGGACGCCGGCGAAGGCTTCGACCAGGGCCTGAACAAGGCCCAGCAGGGCGTGTCGTCCAGCCTCTGGGCCATCGTCCTCAGTGGCGCCGTGGTGGTGCTGTGCCTGGGGGCGGGCTCCTTCCTGGTGATTGGCGGCGTCTGGCGCCAGCTGGGCGGCGAACCCGAATATGCGCGCGACGTGATGCGCCACATGGCCGACGGCGACCTTTCGCAGGACATCCATGTGGCGCCCGGCGCCGACCAGAGCCTGCTGGCGGCGGTGCGCGACATGTCGCGTGGCCTGTCGGCCATCGTCTCCAACGTCCGGACCGGCACCGACTCGATGACGGTGGCTTCTCGTGAAATAGCGGTGGGCAACCAGGACCTGTCGGTGCGTACCGAAAAGCAGGCCAGTTCGCTGGAGCAGACCTCGAGCAACATGCAGACCCTGACCGACACGGTGCGCCAGAGCGCCGATGCAGCGGCCCAGGCCAACCAGCTGGCCGGCAGTGCAGCGGCGGTGGCCCAGAAGGGTGGCGAGGTGGTTTCGCAGGTGGTCTCGACGATGGACGAGATCAACACCAGCTCCAAGAAGATCAACGACATCATCGGCGTGATCGACGGCATCGCTTTCCAGACCAACATCCTGGCGCTCAATGCAGCGGTAGAGGCGGCCCGGGCCGGTGAGCAGGGCCGCGGCTTTGCGGTGGTGGCCGGCGAAGTGCGCAGTCTGGCCCAGCGCAGCGCCGAAGCGGCCAAGGAGATCAAGGGCTTGATCGGCGCCAGCGTCGAGAAGGTCGAGTCCGGCAGCCGCCTGGTCCAGGACGCCGGCACGACCATGACCGAGATCGTGGCCAGCGTGCAGCGGGTCTCGGACATCATCAGCGAGATCACCGCGGCGTCCTCCGAGCAGAGCCAGGGCATAGGCCAGGTCAACCAGTCCATCACCCAGCTGGACCAGATGACCCAGCAGAACGCTGCCCTGGTCGAGCAGGCGGCGGCAGCAGCCAGCAGCCTCGAGCAACAGGCGCGCAGCCTGCAGACCGCGGTCTCGACCTTCAAGCTGGCCTGA
- the secB gene encoding protein-export chaperone SecB has product MADENNNPVFQIQRIYLKDLSLEQPNSPAILLEQSQPQVDISITLSAEAAMEGFFEVCVTATVTTKVGERTLFLVEAKQAGIFEIRNIPDEQLDGIIGVVCPQILYPYLRAIVSDICTRAGFPPVMLTEMNFQAMFEAQQQARLQQLQAEAAAGAPADATLN; this is encoded by the coding sequence ATGGCCGACGAGAACAACAACCCCGTGTTCCAGATCCAGCGCATCTACCTGAAGGACCTGTCGCTGGAGCAGCCGAATTCGCCGGCAATCCTGCTGGAGCAGTCGCAGCCCCAGGTCGACATCAGCATCACGCTGTCGGCTGAAGCCGCCATGGAAGGCTTCTTCGAAGTCTGCGTGACCGCCACGGTCACCACCAAGGTCGGCGAGCGCACCCTGTTCCTGGTCGAAGCCAAGCAGGCCGGCATCTTCGAGATCCGCAACATCCCGGACGAGCAGCTGGACGGCATCATCGGCGTCGTCTGCCCGCAGATCCTGTACCCCTATCTGCGCGCCATCGTGTCGGACATCTGCACCCGCGCCGGCTTCCCGCCCGTGATGCTGACCGAGATGAACTTCCAGGCCATGTTCGAAGCCCAGCAGCAGGCTCGCCTGCAGCAGCTGCAGGCCGAGGCCGCCGCCGGTGCCCCGGCCGACGCCACGCTGAACTGA
- a CDS encoding biotin synthase, with product MSQPPVAPSPESLPAQAVAVDPVAVQRQRRRLLAADEAPWLHREVSRRMAERLPMIKLQPKTVLQWSAWLGGSQADLVQAYPQARQVWVDRDPSRAPQPGWLDRLLRRAHPEHCLPDQLSPGAAELLWANMCLHASEQLAPLLRSWQQALAVDGFLMFSCLGPDSFVELRPLYAREGWGEPAPPWIDMHDIGDELVQAGFADPVMDQELLTLTWTSPERLLEDLRALGGNVSPRRFAGLRGRGWRAKLLDALETLRGADGLLRARVELIYGHAFKPLSKARMAAETTVSLEQMRAMVRGGGPR from the coding sequence ATGTCGCAGCCGCCGGTCGCTCCTTCTCCCGAATCACTGCCGGCGCAGGCGGTTGCCGTCGACCCGGTCGCCGTGCAAAGGCAGCGCAGGCGCCTGCTGGCGGCCGACGAGGCGCCCTGGTTGCACCGCGAGGTTTCGCGCCGCATGGCCGAGCGACTTCCGATGATCAAGCTGCAGCCCAAGACCGTGCTGCAGTGGTCGGCCTGGTTGGGGGGCAGTCAGGCGGATCTGGTCCAGGCCTATCCGCAGGCCCGGCAGGTCTGGGTCGACCGGGACCCGAGTCGCGCGCCCCAGCCCGGCTGGCTGGACAGGCTGCTGCGGCGCGCCCATCCTGAGCATTGCCTGCCCGACCAGCTGAGCCCGGGGGCTGCCGAACTGCTCTGGGCCAATATGTGCCTGCATGCCAGCGAGCAGCTGGCGCCGCTGCTGCGCAGCTGGCAGCAGGCACTGGCCGTGGACGGCTTCCTGATGTTCTCCTGCCTGGGGCCGGACAGCTTCGTCGAGCTGCGGCCGCTCTATGCCCGCGAAGGCTGGGGCGAGCCTGCGCCGCCCTGGATTGACATGCATGACATTGGCGACGAGCTGGTCCAGGCCGGCTTTGCCGACCCCGTCATGGACCAGGAACTGCTGACCCTGACCTGGACCAGCCCCGAGCGCCTGCTGGAGGACCTGCGGGCGCTGGGCGGCAATGTCTCGCCGCGCCGCTTTGCCGGTTTGCGCGGACGCGGCTGGCGGGCCAAGCTGCTGGATGCGCTGGAGACGTTGCGCGGCGCCGACGGTCTGCTGCGCGCCCGGGTCGAGCTGATCTATGGCCATGCGTTCAAGCCGCTGTCCAAGGCTCGCATGGCGGCCGAGACCACGGTCTCGCTGGAGCAGATGCGGGCCATGGTGCGTGGCGGCGGACCGCGCTGA
- a CDS encoding HD domain-containing phosphohydrolase, which translates to MQLLKLVASQVKVGETLPFNVRDEQGSLLLACGQLIFSQGQLEALFARGIFADVEEIKALAAGRKVEAKPPGLFVRWNQIYWSLDSLARPDLDPAALREGCERLGDELEAMLKLDADVAIYQMMRQEQHQLRMYGLTHAVFSGALCQLVAARMGWDESRQRSAMMAALTMNLTAFDLQARFAVHGRLTQEQRDELRQHPISAVTRLQAAGISDAEWLQAVLEHHEHADGAGYPRGITVVSELAQLLRLVDVFLAKISRRESRPPMDCKEAARQAYAQWPGHPMVATLIKEFGLYPPGELVDLASGEKAVVIRRGSTLQTPLAATLTDKHGLPSTQTFKRDTGQAGFAIKAVETDKGLAARVPLERLYGLIG; encoded by the coding sequence ATGCAGTTGCTCAAGCTGGTTGCCAGCCAGGTCAAGGTCGGCGAGACCCTGCCCTTCAATGTTCGGGACGAACAGGGCAGCCTGTTGCTGGCCTGCGGCCAGCTGATCTTCAGCCAGGGCCAGCTGGAAGCGCTGTTTGCCCGCGGCATCTTTGCCGACGTCGAGGAGATCAAGGCCCTGGCCGCCGGCCGCAAGGTCGAGGCCAAGCCGCCGGGCCTGTTCGTGCGCTGGAACCAGATCTACTGGAGCCTGGACAGCCTGGCCCGGCCCGACCTTGACCCGGCGGCGCTGCGCGAAGGCTGCGAGCGCCTGGGTGACGAGCTGGAGGCCATGCTCAAGCTGGATGCCGACGTGGCGATCTACCAGATGATGCGGCAGGAGCAGCACCAGCTGCGCATGTACGGCCTGACGCATGCGGTGTTCTCGGGCGCTCTTTGCCAGTTGGTCGCGGCGCGCATGGGCTGGGACGAGTCCCGGCAGCGCAGCGCCATGATGGCGGCGCTGACCATGAACCTCACGGCCTTCGATCTGCAGGCGCGCTTCGCCGTTCACGGCCGGCTGACTCAGGAGCAGCGCGACGAGCTGCGCCAGCATCCGATCAGTGCCGTCACCCGGCTGCAGGCGGCCGGCATCAGCGACGCCGAATGGCTGCAGGCCGTGCTGGAGCATCACGAGCATGCGGACGGCGCCGGCTATCCACGCGGCATCACCGTGGTCTCGGAGCTTGCCCAGCTGCTGCGGCTGGTCGATGTGTTCCTGGCCAAGATCAGCCGGCGCGAGTCACGCCCGCCCATGGACTGCAAGGAGGCGGCCCGCCAGGCCTATGCTCAATGGCCGGGCCATCCCATGGTGGCCACGCTGATCAAGGAATTCGGCCTCTATCCGCCGGGAGAGCTGGTGGACCTGGCCAGCGGCGAGAAGGCCGTCGTCATCCGCCGCGGCAGCACGCTGCAGACTCCGCTGGCCGCCACGCTGACCGACAAGCACGGCCTGCCCAGCACCCAGACCTTCAAGCGCGACACCGGCCAGGCCGGCTTTGCGATCAAGGCGGTCGAGACCGACAAGGGCCTGGCCGCGCGGGTGCCGCTGGAACGGCTCTACGGCCTGATCGGCTGA
- the grxC gene encoding glutaredoxin 3, whose product MSRVKMYTTLVCPFCVRAKNLLKQRGVVQIDEVRVDLDPGQREAMVALTGRRTVPQIFIGDTHVGGCDELVALDHRGELQALLAA is encoded by the coding sequence ATGAGTCGCGTGAAGATGTACACCACCCTGGTCTGCCCGTTCTGCGTGCGGGCCAAGAACTTGCTGAAGCAGCGCGGCGTCGTGCAGATCGACGAGGTCCGCGTCGACCTGGACCCCGGCCAGCGCGAGGCCATGGTGGCCCTGACCGGGCGCCGCACCGTGCCGCAGATTTTCATCGGCGACACCCATGTGGGGGGCTGCGACGAGCTGGTCGCCCTGGACCACCGTGGCGAGCTCCAGGCCCTGCTTGCGGCCTGA
- a CDS encoding rhodanese-like domain-containing protein, producing MNFLLENWYLVLTAVLSGGLLLWPALAKGGAAGAVEPAEAVRLINREKAVLIDVCEAEEYAAGHAQGARSIPLNTLEGHKQLPSNKALPIVVMCQSGARAARAAGMLRKLGYEKARPLAGGLKAWREANLPTERSAG from the coding sequence TTGAACTTCCTGCTCGAAAACTGGTACCTGGTCCTGACTGCTGTGCTGTCCGGCGGTCTGCTGCTGTGGCCCGCGCTGGCCAAAGGTGGCGCGGCCGGTGCGGTCGAACCGGCCGAAGCCGTGCGACTGATCAACCGCGAGAAGGCGGTGCTGATCGACGTCTGCGAAGCCGAGGAATACGCCGCCGGCCATGCCCAGGGCGCGCGCAGCATCCCGCTGAACACACTCGAAGGCCACAAGCAACTGCCCTCGAACAAGGCCTTGCCCATCGTGGTGATGTGCCAGAGCGGCGCACGCGCCGCACGCGCAGCTGGCATGCTGCGCAAGCTGGGCTATGAAAAGGCCCGCCCGCTGGCCGGTGGCCTCAAGGCTTGGCGCGAAGCCAACCTGCCCACCGAGCGCAGCGCCGGCTGA
- a CDS encoding NAD(P)H-dependent glycerol-3-phosphate dehydrogenase produces MRITVFGAGAWGTALAIQAAARHEVMLWAREESSVAAMRASRCNTRYLPEAQLPPGLQLSSDFEAALRFGELLIVATPMAALREMLVRLPDGAQVMWLCKGFEAGTGLLGHEIARAVQPRLKVGILSGPSFAQEVAAGQPTALVSASEDPALAQLGIEAFHGERMRVYSSNDPVGVEVGGAVKNVMAIAVGIADGLRLRAERLGNASQAPGLNARAALITRGLAEMLRLGQSLGARTETFMGLSGMGDLVLTATGDLSRNRRVGLMLAEGLALPEILQRLGHVAEGVYSAPTVLARAQANGVEMPITAAVVEVLEGRLSVLDAIDLLMGRQARSEH; encoded by the coding sequence ATGAGGATCACGGTTTTCGGCGCCGGTGCCTGGGGCACGGCCCTGGCGATCCAGGCCGCGGCCCGGCACGAGGTGATGCTGTGGGCGCGCGAGGAATCCTCCGTGGCGGCCATGCGGGCCAGCCGCTGCAATACCCGTTATCTGCCCGAAGCCCAGCTGCCGCCCGGTCTGCAGTTGAGCAGCGATTTCGAGGCGGCGCTGCGCTTTGGCGAGCTTCTGATCGTGGCCACGCCGATGGCGGCGCTGCGCGAGATGCTGGTCCGCCTGCCCGATGGCGCGCAGGTGATGTGGCTGTGCAAGGGCTTCGAGGCCGGCACCGGCCTGCTGGGCCATGAAATCGCCCGCGCGGTCCAGCCGCGGCTCAAGGTCGGCATCCTGTCCGGGCCCAGCTTTGCTCAGGAAGTCGCCGCCGGCCAGCCCACGGCGCTGGTCTCGGCCAGCGAGGACCCTGCCCTGGCCCAGCTGGGCATCGAGGCCTTTCACGGCGAACGCATGCGTGTCTACAGCTCGAACGACCCGGTGGGCGTCGAGGTGGGTGGTGCGGTCAAGAACGTGATGGCTATCGCCGTCGGCATCGCCGACGGCCTGCGGCTGCGGGCCGAGCGCCTGGGCAATGCCTCGCAGGCACCGGGCCTGAATGCGCGCGCCGCCCTGATCACCCGCGGCCTGGCCGAGATGCTGCGCCTGGGCCAAAGCCTGGGAGCGCGGACCGAGACCTTCATGGGCCTGTCCGGCATGGGCGACCTGGTGCTGACGGCTACCGGCGACCTTTCTCGCAATCGCCGGGTCGGCCTGATGCTGGCCGAGGGCCTGGCCTTGCCGGAGATCCTGCAGCGCCTGGGCCATGTGGCCGAAGGCGTCTACAGCGCGCCGACGGTGCTGGCGCGGGCTCAAGCCAATGGCGTGGAAATGCCGATCACGGCCGCCGTCGTCGAAGTGCTCGAAGGTCGGCTCAGCGTGCTGGATGCCATCGACCTGTTGATGGGGCGGCAGGCACGGTCAGAACATTGA
- a CDS encoding ribose-phosphate diphosphokinase, with translation MTTTLQDTLLLAFDDEQALAAELAATLGIPMALVRRHRFPDGELRLVLPKPLPSRVILLRGLQQPNDKLVELMIAAPTARELGAQSLELVAPYLAYMRQDMEFTPGEAVSQRHMGRWLGQQFDRVVTIDPHLHRIASLDEVMPAGRGIALSAAPLLGRWIAERVPGALLIGPDEESGQWVRDAAQAGGLEQAVGHKVREGDHQVRLALPEVDVKGRAVVLLDDMASTGRTLIGSAEQLLARGAVSVDVAVTHALFNGDALPALMAAGVRHVWSSNAVPHESNSVSVVPLLAGALT, from the coding sequence ATGACAACGACCCTCCAAGACACCTTGCTGCTGGCCTTTGACGACGAGCAGGCCCTGGCCGCCGAGCTGGCAGCGACTCTGGGTATTCCGATGGCCCTGGTGCGCCGCCACCGTTTCCCCGACGGCGAACTGCGGCTGGTCCTGCCCAAGCCGCTGCCGTCGCGCGTCATCCTGTTGCGCGGCCTGCAGCAGCCCAACGACAAGCTGGTCGAGCTGATGATCGCGGCGCCCACGGCGCGCGAACTGGGCGCTCAAAGCCTGGAGCTGGTGGCACCGTACCTGGCCTACATGCGACAGGACATGGAGTTCACGCCGGGCGAGGCGGTCAGTCAGCGCCACATGGGTCGCTGGCTCGGCCAGCAGTTCGACCGCGTGGTCACCATCGACCCGCACCTGCACCGCATCGCCAGCCTGGACGAAGTGATGCCGGCCGGCCGGGGCATCGCGCTGTCGGCCGCCCCGCTGCTGGGTCGCTGGATCGCCGAGCGGGTCCCTGGTGCATTGCTGATCGGGCCCGACGAGGAGTCCGGTCAATGGGTGCGCGATGCCGCGCAGGCCGGAGGCCTGGAGCAGGCCGTCGGGCACAAGGTCCGCGAGGGCGATCACCAGGTCCGACTCGCCTTGCCGGAGGTCGACGTGAAGGGCAGGGCGGTGGTGCTGCTCGACGACATGGCCTCGACCGGCCGCACCCTGATCGGCTCGGCCGAGCAGTTGCTGGCCCGTGGCGCCGTCTCGGTGGACGTGGCCGTGACCCATGCGCTCTTCAACGGCGATGCCCTGCCGGCGCTCATGGCGGCCGGCGTACGCCATGTCTGGAGCAGCAACGCCGTGCCGCATGAGAGCAACAGCGTGTCCGTCGTGCCCCTGCTGGCCGGTGCGCTGACTTAG
- a CDS encoding phosphoribosyltransferase family protein, translating to MRLATVDSPCLACLREQPPLDRCVAALDYAFPWDRLLQRYKFHQGIELRRPLLDLLDQSLDAAEVAMPDWLLAVPLSEQRLRERGYNQAHELAKALAQRRGLRCDADLLQRLRQGPSQSSLPLAERKDNVKQSFAVEPSRLAELRGTQVALLDDVMTTGATLFELARSLRQAGVAGVQAWVLARTPAAQ from the coding sequence TTGCGCCTGGCTACGGTCGATTCGCCCTGCCTTGCCTGCCTGCGCGAACAGCCACCGCTGGACCGCTGCGTTGCCGCGCTGGACTACGCCTTTCCGTGGGACCGGCTGCTGCAGCGCTACAAGTTCCATCAGGGGATTGAGTTGAGACGCCCGTTGCTCGACTTGCTGGACCAATCGCTGGACGCTGCCGAGGTCGCGATGCCCGACTGGCTGCTGGCCGTGCCGCTGAGCGAGCAACGCCTGCGTGAACGGGGCTACAACCAGGCCCATGAACTGGCCAAGGCCCTGGCCCAGCGGCGCGGTCTGCGCTGCGACGCCGACTTGCTGCAGCGTCTGCGCCAGGGCCCGTCCCAGAGCAGCCTGCCGCTTGCCGAACGCAAGGACAACGTCAAGCAGAGCTTTGCTGTCGAGCCGAGTCGCCTGGCTGAGCTGCGCGGCACACAGGTCGCCCTGCTGGACGACGTGATGACCACCGGCGCCACGCTCTTCGAGCTGGCCCGCAGCTTGCGCCAGGCCGGCGTGGCCGGGGTCCAGGCCTGGGTGCTGGCGCGTACGCCGGCGGCACAATGA